DNA from Variovorax sp. PBL-H6:
GAAGAGGACGGCCGGCGCACTTGGGCCTTGGGCAAGAACACTGCGGACGAAGGCACAGTGCCTGTCATCGGCCTGCTGGAGGTCGACCGGGGTACGCTCGACTTCCTCGCGGCGCACCTTGGCGTCGACCTGCATGCGGACTTCAGCTACGACAGCAGCCGTGGGGAGCTGCCGCTCGACTTTCGCATCGAGGGCCGGTACCAGCGCCAGCCGCTCACGGCGCAGGGGCGAACCGGCAACGTACTGCAGCTCAACGCGGCCGGTCAGCCCCCGTTTCCGCTGGAGATCGATGCGGCAGCTGGCCACACGCACCTGAAGGCCAAGGGCACGGTGGCCGAGCTGGCAAGCCTGGACGGCGTGGATGCCCGTTTCGATCTCAAGGGCCAGAACCTTGGCGACTTGTACGGATTGCTCGGAATCGCATTGCCCCAGACCTCGCCGTATGCGTTGAGCGGCGAGTTGCGCAAGCGGGTCAAGCTGTGGGAGGCGGTGGGTCTCGAGGGCAAGCTGGGCCTGTCGGATATCGGCGGCGACATGAAATTCGACCAATCGCAGAAGGTGCCTTTCCTGTCCGGTGCTCTTCGCTCGCGGGTGATGGACATGGACGACCTCGGTCCGCTGATCGGCCTGCCGCCCACGGAGCGCTCCGCCAAGGCCATCGAAGGTCTGACGCCGCCGCCCAACATCGCCGAGGTCAAGCGTGCGCGGCGCGACCCCGGCCGCAAGGTGCTGCCCGCTGCCACGCTCGACTTCGAGCGGCTTCGCGCGATGAATGCCGACGTGAAATACACGGCCGACCGCATCAGGAACGTCCGTGAGCTCCCGCTGGACAAGGGCGGCGTGCAAGTGAAGCTGCGGGACGGCGTGCTGACGCTCGATCCGCTCAACCTGGGCGTGGCCGGCGGGTCGATCACCGGCGCCGTGCGCATCGACGGCGCACAGAACCCGGCCGACATCAGGGCCAGGCTTGAAGTGCGCGGCATGCAACTCAGCCGGCTGGTCCCCAAGATCGAAACCATGCGCAGCAGCTTCGGCAAGCTCGATGGGCGGATCAATCTCTCCGGGCGCGGCAACTCGGTGGCGAGCTGGCTGGGGCATGCTTCCGGCGATGTCGCCGCGCTCACCGGCCGCGGGGAGTTCAGCAATCTCCTTCTGGAGTTCATGGGGCTCGATGGTGGCGAGATCATCAAGTTTCTCCTGCGCGGCGACGAGAACGTGGTGCTGCGCTGCGCTGCGATGGCCTTCGACGTCGACAAGGGGGCGATGGTGAGCCGCAGCGTCGTTCTGGATACGGAGGACACCCTGTTCAGCGCGAGTGGCCAGGCCAACCTGTCGAAGGAGACGCTGGACTTCGTGGTGCGGCCCCAGCCCAAGGACAGGAGCATCCTGTCCCTGCGCACGCCGCTGGTCATCGGCGGCACTTTTGCGTCGCCGAGTGCGGGCCTGGAAGCCGGGTCGCTGGCGGCACGGGGCGCTGCGGCTCTCGTGCTCGGAGCGCTCAACCCCTTGCTCGCGCTCGCCGCGACGGTCGAGACCGGGCCAGGATCGGACGCCGACTGCCAGGCGGTACTTGCCCAGGCCAAGCAGCCGAGTGCCGGCGAGCCAGCGGCTGGCGCGGCCAAGGCCAGGAAGCAGTAGCGGTCGAGGCGATCGCGCCGATGGCGATCAGCTCGCCGCTGCCGGGCGGTGGCTACAGACGCTGCAGCCTGGATCGCGCGCCACTCGCAATGTGTCGAAGGCCGTGCGGCGCCCGTCGAACATCAGGAGGGTGCCCGCCAGCGAGGGGCCGATGCCGGCGAGCAGCTTCAGGGCCTCGTGCGCCTCCAGGGTGCCGATGGTGCCGACGACCGGCGCGAACACGCCGAGCACCGCGCAGCGCGTTTCCTCGAAATGTGCGTCAGGAGGGAACAGGCAGGCGTAGCAGGGCGAATCGGCCTCGCGCGTGTCGTACACGCTCAACTGGCCATCGAAACGGATCGCCGCGCCGGCGACCAGCGGCTTGGCGTGCGTCACGCAGGCGCGGTTCACGGCATGCCGCGTGGCGAAGTTGTCGCTGCAGTCGATCACCACGTCGGCCGCGGCCACCAGCCGATGCAGCAGGGCCTCGCCGGCGCGCAGCACGTGGGTCTCGATGCGGATCTCCGGATTGATGTCCCGCATCGCCGTGGCTGCCGACTCGACCTTGGCCTGGCCGACACGGGCGGTGCTGTGCGCGATCTGCCGCTGGAGGTTGGTGAGGTCGACCTCGTCGTCATCGACCAGCGTGATGTGGCCGACGCCGGCCGCAGCGAGGTAGAGCGCCACCGGCGAGCCAAGACCGCCAGCGCCAATGACCAGCGCATGTCCGGCGCTGACGCGCCCCTGGCCGTCGATCCCGAATTCCTCGAGGAGGATGTGGCGCGAATAGCGCAGCAGGTCCTGGTCTTCCATGCGCCGCGCGGGCCGATACCGGCGCTCCCCCGACGGGAGCTGGCGTGCCGGATCAGTTTTCCTTCTTCTCTTCCTTGTTCTCGACGATCACCTGCGTCTTGCTGACGAGCACCGGCTCGCCTTTGAGCCGGTTCAGCGCCTGTACCAGCGGGAAGTCCTTCTCGTTGCCGAACTCCGGCACCTTGCGGTCCTGCGGCGGCTTCTTGGCTTCTTCCTCGAGGCGCTTGCGCGCCTCGTCACGCGCCTTTTCCCGCTCGGGGTCTTTGGCCTCGGGACCCTGGCCGCTCGCCAGGTGCTTCTCGAGGTCGGCTTCGCGCATGCGCAGCGCCGCGAAGGGACTGCCCTCGGCGCTCTCGTCGACCAGCACGTTGGGCACGATGCCCTTGGCCTGGATCGAGGTGCCGCTGGGCGTGTAGTAGCGTGCTGTCGTGATCTTGAGGCCGGTGTCCGGGCCGAGCGGGCGCACCGTCTGCACCGAGCCCTTGCCGAAGGTCTGGCTGCCCATGACGGTGGCGCGCTTGTGGTCCTGCAGCGCACCTGCCACGATCTCACTGGCGGAAGCCGAGCCTTCGTTCACCAGCACCACCAGAGGCACCGTCTTGAGTGCCGGTGGAAGGTTGCGCAGCGGGTCGCTGCCCGCGCGGCGCTGGTAATACTCGGGCGCTGCCTTGTAGACCGACTTGCTCTCGGGCAACTGGCCGTCGGTGGACACCACCGTGACGTTCTCAGGCAGGAACGCAGCCGAGATGGCCACCGCTGCGTCGAGCAGGCCGCCCGGATCGTTGCGCAGGTCGAGCACCAGGCCCTTGAGGTTGGGCTCCTGCTTGTAGATTTCCTCGACCTTCTTCACGAAGTCGTCAACCGTGCGCTCCTGGAACTGCGACAGGCGGATCCAGCCGTAGCCCGGCTCCATTACCTTGCCGCGCACCGACTGCGTACGGATCTCCTCGCGCGTGATGGTCACCGGGAAAGTGCGGTTCTCATCCTTGCGGAAGATCGTCAGGAGCACCTTGGTGCTGGCCTCGCCGCGCATGCGCTTGACTGCCTCGTTGAGCGAAAGCCCACGCACCGCCGTGTCGTCGATGCGGGTGATCATGTCGTTCGGCTTGAGGCCGGCGCGGAAGGCGGGCGAGCCCTCGATCGGCGACACCACCTTGATCAGCCCGTCCTCCTGCGAGATCTCGATGCCCACGCCGACGAAGCGGCCGGTGGTGCCTTCTCGAAATTCCTTGAAGGACTTCTTGTCGAAGTACTGCGAATGCGGATCGAGCCCGGCGACCATGCCGGAGATCGCGTCCGAGATGAGCTTCTTCTCGTCGACCTGCTCGACGTAGTCGCTCTTCACCATGCCGAACACGGCAGCGAGCTGCTGCAGTTCTTCGAGTGGGAGAGGGGCCAGTGAGCCTCGTGCAACTGTTTGCAACGAGACCGTGGTCAGCGCGCCTGCAACGGCGCCGGCTGCGACCCAGCCGGTGATCTTGAGTTTCTGCCCCATTTAAATGTCCTTGTCGCCTGTCAATCCAATATACACAGCTTGGAAGCAAGTTGTCTGCCGGGGTTCCGCGTACCCGAGGGCGCCGCGGCAGATTTTCAGGCTCAGGCTTTGCCTTGCGCAGCGACCGCAGCCGCCGCCTTTTCGGCGGCTGCCGCATCGCCGAGGTAATAGTGCCGCAGCGGCTTGAGCTCGTCGTCGAGCTCGTACACCAGCGGGATGCCATTCGGAATATTGAGGCCGACGATGTCGTCGTCGGAGATGCCGTCAAGGTATTTGACCAGCGCGCGGATCGAATTGCCGTGCGCTGCCACCACCAGGCGCCGGCCGGCGCGAATCGCCGGAGCCATCGATTCGTTCCAGAAGGGCAGGACGCGTGCCACCGTGTCCTTGAGGCATTCGGTCAGGGGCACCTGTTCGGACGCCAGTTTGGCGTAGCGTGGATCGCCGCGCTCGCTGCGCGGATCGCCGGGCTCGAGCGCCGGTGGCGGCACGCTGTAGCTGCGGCGCCAGATCAGGACCTGCTCGTCGCCGTACTTCTTGGCCGTCTCGGCCTTGTTGAGGCCCTGAAGCGCCCCGTAGTGGCGTTCGTTGAGGCGCCAGGAGTGCACGACAGGCAGCCAGGTGCGGTCCAGCTCGTCGAGCGTGTGCCACAGCGTGCGGGTGGCGCGCTTGAGCACGCTGGTGTAGGCCACGTCGAACTCGTATCCCTCGGTCTTGAGGAGGCGGCCTGCCTGCTTGGCCTGCTCGATCCCGAGTTGAGTGAGGTCGACATCGGTCCAGCCGGTGAAGCGGTTTTCGAGATTCCAGGTTGATTCGCCGTGGCGGATCAGTACCAGTTTGTGCATGAGGGAGGCCTTTGGGAACGCTTGCCGAAACCCGACATTCTAAAATCCGCGGTTTGCCACTCGAGAGAACACCGTGAAATTCATCGTCGACAACTGGATGCTGATCCTGATTGCGCTCAGCTCCGGCGGCATGCTGGCCTGGCCGCTGCTGCGTGGGGCCACCTCGGGATCGCTGACGGCACAGGGCGCGGTGCAGCTGATCAACCGCGAGCGCGCCGTAGTGGTCGATGTGCGCGAACCGGAGGAATTCGCCTCCGGCCACATGATCGGCGCCAGGAACGTGCCGCTCAACCAGCTCGAGACAAAGCTCGCTGGCGCGGTCAAGAACAAGACGGTGCCGTTGCTGCTGGTGTGCGCCACCGGGACGCGGGCCCAGCGCGCCGTTGGTATTGCCAAGAAACTCGGCTACGAGCAAGCCCAAGCCGTGGCCGGTGGGCTGAAATCGTGGAAAGAGGCTAACCTGCCGGTTGAAAAAGCCTGATCTTTCCATCCCACATGAGCACGATGCAAGCCGTCAAGATGTACACCACCGCCGTTTGCCCCTACTGCATTCGCGCGAAGCAGATTCTCAAAGCCAAGGGCGTCGAGCAGATCGAGGAGATCCGCATCGATGGCGATCCGCAAGCCCGGATCACGATGATGAACATCACCCAGCGGCGCACCGTCCCCCAGATTTTTATCGGGGACACGCATGTCGGCGGCTGCGACGACCTGATCGCCCTCGACAGCCGTGGCGGCCTGGTGCCGCTGCTGCAGGGCGGCTGACGCCACGGGGCGATAATCGCCCCCTTTCCCCTTTTCCCATTCATTCAAACACGCCAGCCCGCTGTCGGGACACCTCTTCCCAGCGGGCGTTGTTTTGATCTTCGAAAGTTCTGCCATGGCCGACCAGCAAGCCCAAGACCCCGTCTTCCAGATCCAGCGCGTCTACCTGAAAGACCTGTCGCTCGAGCAGCCGAACTCGCCGGCCATCCTGCTGGAGCAGGAGCAGCCCACCGTCGACATCCAGCTCGGCGTCGATGCCCAGCCCGTGACCGACGGCATTTTCGAGATCACCGTCTCGGCTACCGTGCAGACCAAGATCCAGGACCGCACCGTTTTCCTGGTCGAGGCCAAGCAGGCCGGCATCTTCGAGATCCGCAACCTGCCCGAAGAGCAGATGGGCCCGATCCTCGGCATTGCCTGCCCCCAGATCGTCTATCCCTATCTGCGCGGCAACGTGGCCGACGTCATTCAGCGCGGCGGCTTCCCCCCGGTTCACCTGGCCGAGATCAACTTCCAGGCCATGTTCGAGCAGCAGCAGGCCCAGGCGGCCGGCCAGACCTCCCCGATCGTTACCCAGTAAAACGCCACCGCGCATTTCGCAGCCGCCGATGAAGATCTGCGTGCTCGGCGCTGGCGCCTGGGGAACGGCGCTGGCAGTCAATGCGGCCGGCCGCCATGCGGTCAGCCTCTGGGCGCGCGATTCGGCCCAGGTGCAGGCCATGACGGGAGCGCGCGAGAACGCGCGCTACCTGCCCGGCGTCCCGCTTCCCCCGTCGTTGGACTTGCGCAGCGGCACCGTGCTCGCCGCGGTCGCCGGTGCGGACCTGGCAATCATCGCCACCCCCATGGCCGCCTTGCGCGAGCAACTCCTGCTGCTGCGCGCTGCGGGCTGCCCGGTGGCATGGCTGTGCAAGGGCGTGGAGCCGGCCCTGGCCGGCGCGGTGGGCCTGCTGGCCCACGAGATCCAGGCCCAGGTGGCGCCTGGCCTGGTGGCCGGCGTGCTCAGCGGTCCCAGCTTCGCGCAGGAGGTCGCGCAGGGCCGCCCGACGGCGCTGGTCGCCGCCAGTTCCCATGCCTCCCTGCGCTCATCGCTCGTGGATGCCTTCCACGGCCCGAACCTGCGTGTCTACGCCAACGACGACATCGTCGGCGTCGAGGTGGGCGGCGCCGTGAAGAACGTGCTGGCGATCGCCACCGGCCTGGCCGACGGCCTGGCCCTCGGTCTCAATGCGCGCGCTGCCCTGATCACCCGCGGCCTGGCCGAGATGACGCGCCTGGGCCTCGCCCTGGGCGCACGATCCGACACCTTCATGGGGCTTTCGGGCCTGGGCGACCTGGTGCTCACCGCCACCGGCGATCTCTCGCGCAACCGCAAGGTCGGCCTTCTCCTGGCCCAGGGGCAGAGCCTCGCGCAGGCGGTGGACTCGCTCGGCCACGTGGCCGAGGGCGTCTACTGTGCACGCAGCGTGGTCCAGCGCGCGCGCCACCTGGGCGTCGAGATGCCCATCGCGGAGAGCGTGGTGGCCCTGCTCGATGGCCGCGTGCGGCCCGCGGAGGCGGTCGCGGAGCTGATGCGGCGCGAGCCAGGCGTCGAAGCGCCCTGAAGCCCCGCTCGCGGGCCACGAGGATTGAAAGAACAACACGATATGGACGACAGCTTCTTCGACTTCTCCCCGGCCCGGATAGCGGAACTGGCCGCCGCTGATGGCGCGCGCGCCCTGCGGGAGGACGCCGGCGACGGCGACCTCACCGCCGCCCTGGTGCCCGCCGGCAGCCGCGCCACTGCCCGCGTGCTGTTGCGCGAGCCTGCCGTGCTGTGCGGCTCGCCCTGGGTGAACGCCATCGTGCGGCAGCTCGATCCGCAGGCGCGGATCGACTGGCATGGCGCGGAAGGCGTGCGCTGCGCGGCCGATCAGGTGGTCCTGGAGATCGAGGGCGACGCCCGCGCCTTGTTGACCGGAGAGCGCACTGCGCTGAACTTCCTGCAACTCCTCAGCGCGGTCGCGACGCGCACGGCCGCCTACGTGGAAGCGGTGCGCGGTACGCGCGCCGTCATCGTCGACACCCGCAAGACCCTGCCGGGCCTGCGCCTCGCGCAGAAGTACGCCGTGCGCACGGGCGGCGGTACCAACCACCGCATCGGCCTCTACGACGCCATCCTCATCAAGGAAAACCACATCGCCGCGGCCGGCGGCGTCAGCGCCGCGCTGCGGGCCGCCAGCGAAGCAGGCCGCCGGGCCAGGTTCGTCGAAATCGAAGTCGAGACCCTGGCCCAGCTCGACGAGGCGTTGGCCCAGGGCGCCCGCATGGTCCTGCTGGACAACATGGATCTATCGACCTTGCGCGAGGCCGTGCGCCGCAACGATGCGGCCGCAGGCGACCGTGCCGTGCTCGAGATCTCGGGCGGCGTCACGATGGACAGCGTGCGTGCCCTGGCCGAGACCGGCGTGGACCGCATCTCCGTCGGCGCCCTGACCAAGGACATCAAGGCGATCGATTTCTCGATGCGTTTTCAGGAAGCCTGATCCATGACATCAGCCGTCATCAGCGTCGACTACGAGCAGCCCGTTTCCGACGCCGCCTGCGACACGCGCCATGCCTGGGCGCGCGTGCCGGCCGAGCCCTCGCGGGAGAAGCGCGAGGCGCTCAAGTCCCGCATCCGCCGTCTGCTGCGCGAGCGCAATGCGGTGATGGTCTCGCACTACTACGTGCATCCCGACCTGCAGGACCTGGCCGAGGACACCGGCGGCATCGTCAGCGATTCGCTCGAGATGGCGCGCTTCGGCCGCGACCATCCAGCCCAGACCCTGGTCGTCTCCGGCGTGCGCTTCATGGGCGAGACCGCAAAGATCCTCTCGCCCGAGAAGCGCGTGCTGATGCCGGACCTGGATGCCACCTGCTCGCTGGACCTGGGCTGCCCCGTCGATGCCTTCAGCGCCTTCTGCGACCAGCACCCCGACCGTACCGTGGTCGTCTACGCCAACACCAGCGCTGCAGTGAAGGCGCGTGCCGACTGGCTCGTCACCTCCAGCTGTGCGCTCGACGTGGTGGGCGCCTTGCATGCGCAAGGCCACAAGATCCTGTGGGCGCCCGACCGGCACCTGGGCGACTACATCCGGCGCGAGACTGGCGCCGACATGCTGAGCTGGGACGGCGCCTGCATCGTGCATGACGAGTTCAAGGCGCTCGAGCTGCAACTGCTGGTCGAGGCCCATCCCGGCGCCAAGGTGCTGGTGCATCCCGAGTCGCCGGCGCCAGTGGTCGCGCTGGCCGACGCCGTGGGCTCCACCTCGGGCATCCTCGCCGCCGCGCAGCGCATGGATGCGCACGAATTCATCGTCGCGACCGACACCGGTCTCCTGCACAAGCTGCGCACGCTCAACCCCGGCAAGGCCTTCATCGAGGCGCCCACTGCCGGTAACGGAGCCACCTGCAAGAGCTGCGCGCACTGCCCCTGGATGGCGATGAATGGGCTGGCCGACCTGGCGCGCGTGCTGGAGACGGCCGACGGCGAGGTGCATGTGGACCCGGCGCTGGGCCTGCGTGCGCGCGTGCCGATCGACCGCATGCTGGCCTTCACCGCGGGGCTCAAGAAGGGCCAGCCCGCGGGCAGCTTGGTGGCCGGCATCGGCGCGGCCTGAAGGGGCGCGTCTCCAGGCGGGATGCTGTAGCTCCTCAGGAAATCAACGGTCGATTTCCAGGTTGTCGATCAACCTCGTCGTGCCGAGCCGGGCTGCCGCGAGCGCCACCAGCGGCTCGCCGGCCGCCGCCGCCTGCAGATCGGTGCGGCGGCGCAGCAGCAGGTAGTCGGGCTTCCAGCCTCGCGCTTCCAGCGAACGCATCGCGCGCGCCTCGATCGCCGCGAAATCGCGCTCGCCCGAGCGCACCGCATCGGCCATCGCGCGCAAAGCCGCCGACAGCTGCACTGCCTCGGCCCGTTCGGCCTCGCTCAGGTAGCCGTTGCGCGAGGACAGCGCCAGCCCGTCGTCGGCACGGCGCGTTTCGCTGCCCACGATCTCGATCGGGAGCGCGAACTGCCGAACCATGTGGCGGATCATCATCAATTGCTGGTAGTCCTTCTTGCCGAACACCGCGAAGCGGGGCTGCACGCAGGCGAAGAGCTTCATCACCACCGTGCAGACGCCGACGAAGAAGCCGGGCCGGAAATGTCCTTCGAGGATGTCGGCCAGCACCGGGTCGGGATGCACCTTGCAGGTCTGGGGCTCGGGGTAGAGCACCTTCTCATCGGGCGCGAACAGCAGGTCGCAGCCGACCGAACGCAGCTTCTCGCAGTCGCTGTCCCAGGTGCGCGGATAGCTGTCGAAGTCCTCGTGCGGCAGAAACTGCAGCCGGTTGACGAAGATGCTGGCCACCGTGACGTCGCCCAGCGGCTTGGCCTCGCGCACCAGCGCCATGTGCCCCTCGTGCAGGTTGCCCATCGTGGCGACCAAGGCGGGGCGCCGGTAGTGGCCCAGGAATTCGCGCAGTTCGGGAAGCGTGCGTGCAATGTGCATGGGGTGTTCCTACCAGGCGTGGAGCCGGTCGTCGGGAAAGCTGCCGTTCTTCACCGCGCGCACATAAGCCTCGATGGCCGGCGCGATGCCCTCGGCACCCTGCATGAAGTTGCGCACGAACTTCGCCATCTTTCCGAGGTTCATGCCGAGCATGTCGTGCAGCACCAGCACCTGGCCGGCGGTGCCTCGCCCGGCCCCGATGCCGATGGTGGCGCAGTGCTTCAGCTCGCCTGTCAGCTCTGCGGACAGTGCGGCCGGCACCATCTCCAGCACCAGCATGGCCGCGCCCGCGTCCTGCAGCGCATGGGCTTCGCGCTTGAGCCGGGCCGCGGCCTCGCCGCCCTTGCCCTGCACGCGGTAGCCGCCCAGTGCGTGCACCGTCTGCGGCGTGAGGCCCAGGTGGGCGCACACCGGGATGCCGCGCTCGACCAGGAAACGCACAGTCTCACTGGTCCAGCCGCCGCCTTCGAGCTTGACCATGTGGGCGCCGGCCTGCATCAGCACCGCGGCGCTGCGCAGCGCCTGCTCGCGCGACTCGTGGTAGCTGCCGAAGGGCAAGTCGGCGATCAGCCAGGCCGTGCCCTGCACGCGGTGCAGCCCGCGAAAAACACTCTCGGTGTGATAGCGCATGGTCTCCAGCGTCACGCCCGCCGTGCTGTGCAGGCCCTGGCAGACCATGCCCAGCGAGTCGCCGACCAGGATGCATTCGACGCCGGCCGCATCGGCCATGGCGGCGAAAGTGGCATCGTAGGCGGTCAGCATGACGATCTTCTCGCCGCGCGCGTGCATGTCGGCCAGCCGGGGCAGGCTCAGCGGCTTGCGCTGCGCAGGCGTCGAGGCCCGCGGCAAGGTGCCGTAGGGCGTGGCCGCGCTGGCGGCGGCAGGCGTGGATGGCATGGTCGAGATTTCTCCGGGGTCGGCCGCAGGCCGGGTCGGGGCGGGCGCGGCAAGGCGCCCTGGAAGTGCGATCAGGCGGGGACGGCTTCGCCCGCTGCGGGCTGCACCGGGATATGCGCGCGCTCTTCCTTGATGCGGTTCGCGCCGTCCACGAACACCAGCTTCGGCTGGTGGCTGCGCACCTGCTCTTCGGTCACCAGCCCGAACGCGGCGATGATGACCAGGTCGCCCAGCGACGCCCTGCGTGCGGCCGAGCCGTTGAGAGAGATGATGCCGCTGCCACGCTGGCCGCGGATCGCGTAGGTCACGAAGCGCTCGCCGTTGTTGATGTTCCACACATGGATCTGCTCGTTCTCTGCGAGGTTGGCGGCCTCCAGCAGGTCTTCGTCGATGGCACAGGAACCCTCGTAGTGCAGCTCGCAGTCGGTGACAGTCGCGCGGTGGATCTTGGACTTGAGCAGGGTACGGAACATGGAGTCGACGCTAGGTAGGGGAGGTGGGGACTCTCGCCCAGGACTTGAAGCCGGGGGGCGCGAGGCGTCGAATGCTAGTGGAGAACCCGCCAAAGAAAAATTCCGGTCAGGAACTTTCCGCGGCCTGCAGTTCAGCTGACGGGCGGCACCAGGATGGTCGGCGCCGCGGGCGCGGCGAGCGACGGGTAGTCGCGGCTGAAATGCAGGCCGCGGCTCTCGCGCCGGGCCTGGGCCGAGCGCACGATGAGCTCGGCCACCTGCACCAGGTTGCGCAGCTCGAGCAGGTCGCGCGTGACGTGGAAATGCGCATAGAACTCCTGGATCTCTCGATCCAGCAGCGCGATGCGGTGAGCCGCGCGCTCGAGGCGCTTGTTGGTGCGCACGATGCCTACGTAGTCCCACATGAAGCGACGCAGCTCGTCCCAGTTGTGCGAAAGGACCACCGTCTCGTCGGCATCGGTGACGCGGCTGTCGTCCCAGTCGGGCAACGCGGCGCCGTCACGAGCCGGCGTTTCGGCAATCGCCCGCGCCGCGGCGCGAGCGAACACCATGCATTCGAGCAGCGAGTTGCTGGCCAGCCGGTTGGCGCCGTGCAGGCCGGTGCAGGCGGTCTCGCCTATGACGTGCAGCCCCGGTACGTCGGTGCGGCCCGCGAGGTCGGTGAGCACCCCGCCGCAGGTGTAGTGCGCGGCCGGCACCACCGGGATCGGCTCGCGTGTGATGTCGATGCCCAGCTCGGCGCAGCGCGCCAGGATGTTGGGAAAATGTTCGCGCAGGAAGGCCGGGCTCTGGTGCGAGATGTCCAGGTGCACGCAATCGAGCCCGTGCTTCTTCATCTCGAAGTCGATGGCGCGTGCCACCACGTCGCGCGGCGCGAGCTCGGCGCGCACGTCGTGCATGGGCATGAAGCGGATGCCGCCTGCCGATTGGGGCAGCTTCAGCAGCCCGCCTTCTCCCCGGACCGCCTCGCTGATCAGGAAGGACTTGGCATGCGGGTGGTACAGGCAGGTTGGGTGGAACTGGATGAACTCCATGTTCGCCACCCGGCAGCCCGCGCGCCAGGCCGCGGCGATCCCGTCGCCCGTGGCGGTGTCAGGGTTGGTGGTGTAGAGGTACACCTTGCCTGCGCCGCCAGTGGCCAGGATGGTGTGGGGCGCGCGGAACGTGAGCACTTCGTCGGTCGCCTCGTCCAGCGCATAGAGGCCGAGGCAGGCCGGGTCTGCCGATTGCAGCCTGCCGCCGGTGATCAGGTCCACCAGCGTGTGCTGCTCGAACAGCGTCACGTTCGGCGTGCGGCGCACGGTATCGATCAGCGTGCGCTGCACCGCGGCGCCTGTGGCATCCGTGGCGTGGACGATG
Protein-coding regions in this window:
- the nadA gene encoding quinolinate synthase NadA; its protein translation is MTSAVISVDYEQPVSDAACDTRHAWARVPAEPSREKREALKSRIRRLLRERNAVMVSHYYVHPDLQDLAEDTGGIVSDSLEMARFGRDHPAQTLVVSGVRFMGETAKILSPEKRVLMPDLDATCSLDLGCPVDAFSAFCDQHPDRTVVVYANTSAAVKARADWLVTSSCALDVVGALHAQGHKILWAPDRHLGDYIRRETGADMLSWDGACIVHDEFKALELQLLVEAHPGAKVLVHPESPAPVVALADAVGSTSGILAAAQRMDAHEFIVATDTGLLHKLRTLNPGKAFIEAPTAGNGATCKSCAHCPWMAMNGLADLARVLETADGEVHVDPALGLRARVPIDRMLAFTAGLKKGQPAGSLVAGIGAA
- the panC gene encoding pantoate--beta-alanine ligase: MHIARTLPELREFLGHYRRPALVATMGNLHEGHMALVREAKPLGDVTVASIFVNRLQFLPHEDFDSYPRTWDSDCEKLRSVGCDLLFAPDEKVLYPEPQTCKVHPDPVLADILEGHFRPGFFVGVCTVVMKLFACVQPRFAVFGKKDYQQLMMIRHMVRQFALPIEIVGSETRRADDGLALSSRNGYLSEAERAEAVQLSAALRAMADAVRSGERDFAAIEARAMRSLEARGWKPDYLLLRRRTDLQAAAAGEPLVALAAARLGTTRLIDNLEIDR
- the nadB gene encoding L-aspartate oxidase; translation: MRDFDVLIVGSGLAGLSAALHLAPTHRVAVITKRALADGASQWAQGGIAAVLGEDDSLQSHVDDTLVAGAGLCDLAATRFVVEHAPEAIAWLRALGVPFSLENGELHLTREGGHSQRRIVHATDATGAAVQRTLIDTVRRTPNVTLFEQHTLVDLITGGRLQSADPACLGLYALDEATDEVLTFRAPHTILATGGAGKVYLYTTNPDTATGDGIAAAWRAGCRVANMEFIQFHPTCLYHPHAKSFLISEAVRGEGGLLKLPQSAGGIRFMPMHDVRAELAPRDVVARAIDFEMKKHGLDCVHLDISHQSPAFLREHFPNILARCAELGIDITREPIPVVPAAHYTCGGVLTDLAGRTDVPGLHVIGETACTGLHGANRLASNSLLECMVFARAAARAIAETPARDGAALPDWDDSRVTDADETVVLSHNWDELRRFMWDYVGIVRTNKRLERAAHRIALLDREIQEFYAHFHVTRDLLELRNLVQVAELIVRSAQARRESRGLHFSRDYPSLAAPAAPTILVPPVS
- the panD gene encoding aspartate 1-decarboxylase — encoded protein: MFRTLLKSKIHRATVTDCELHYEGSCAIDEDLLEAANLAENEQIHVWNINNGERFVTYAIRGQRGSGIISLNGSAARRASLGDLVIIAAFGLVTEEQVRSHQPKLVFVDGANRIKEERAHIPVQPAAGEAVPA
- the panB gene encoding 3-methyl-2-oxobutanoate hydroxymethyltransferase: MPSTPAAASAATPYGTLPRASTPAQRKPLSLPRLADMHARGEKIVMLTAYDATFAAMADAAGVECILVGDSLGMVCQGLHSTAGVTLETMRYHTESVFRGLHRVQGTAWLIADLPFGSYHESREQALRSAAVLMQAGAHMVKLEGGGWTSETVRFLVERGIPVCAHLGLTPQTVHALGGYRVQGKGGEAAARLKREAHALQDAGAAMLVLEMVPAALSAELTGELKHCATIGIGAGRGTAGQVLVLHDMLGMNLGKMAKFVRNFMQGAEGIAPAIEAYVRAVKNGSFPDDRLHAW